The proteins below come from a single Methanothrix thermoacetophila PT genomic window:
- the dnaG gene encoding DNA primase DnaG, whose translation MQSVDTTKYIIYADITADGIVERPDVVGAIFGQTEGLLGSDLDLRDLQKTGRLGRIDVQISSSGGKSMGTISIPSSFDKVETAILAAALETIDRVGPCMARIHVTKIEDVRAAKRKYIIDRAKRILVEMFDENLLETEQITEEIKQSVRVEEITYIGKDNLPAGPNVLDSDAILVVEGRADVLNLLKYGIKNAVAVGGTNIPPTITELCSKKIATAFTDGDRGGELIVKELLQVADIDYVARAPEGKCVEELTQKEIIRALRQKIPVEQVMDMYKIKPFTRKKREIVTKRKSLIRERPVSVRTVAQVVPIAHHAEIAPPHEIQTRVHQKEVHEHYEEPEIEGQEPEEWFKHHVEELDGTLTARLFDRNNNPIRDVAVRDLARELKESNGSVHGVIFDGVITQRLLDIAAEKGLDYLIGAKMGSIAKTPVGIKVITSGQ comes from the coding sequence ATGCAGAGTGTTGACACAACAAAATATATAATTTATGCTGATATCACTGCAGACGGCATAGTTGAGCGGCCGGATGTCGTGGGAGCAATATTCGGCCAGACGGAGGGGCTGCTGGGCAGCGACCTCGATCTAAGGGATCTTCAGAAGACGGGAAGGCTTGGCAGGATAGACGTCCAGATATCATCAAGTGGCGGAAAGTCGATGGGCACAATCTCCATACCATCAAGCTTCGATAAGGTTGAAACTGCGATCCTGGCTGCAGCGCTTGAGACCATAGACCGGGTTGGGCCCTGCATGGCCAGGATACATGTTACAAAGATAGAGGATGTCAGAGCTGCGAAGAGGAAGTACATCATCGACAGGGCGAAGAGAATACTGGTGGAGATGTTCGATGAGAACCTCCTGGAGACGGAGCAGATCACCGAGGAGATTAAGCAGTCTGTGCGGGTGGAGGAAATCACCTACATAGGCAAGGACAACCTGCCGGCGGGCCCGAACGTTCTGGATTCGGATGCGATTCTTGTTGTGGAGGGCCGGGCTGATGTCCTGAACCTTCTGAAGTATGGCATAAAGAACGCTGTTGCTGTTGGGGGGACGAACATCCCTCCCACAATCACAGAGCTCTGCTCGAAGAAGATCGCCACAGCATTTACAGATGGCGATCGCGGTGGTGAGCTCATTGTCAAGGAGCTCCTGCAGGTCGCGGATATAGATTATGTCGCACGTGCGCCTGAGGGCAAGTGCGTGGAGGAGCTGACCCAGAAGGAGATCATACGCGCACTCCGTCAGAAGATCCCTGTCGAGCAGGTCATGGATATGTACAAGATCAAGCCGTTCACGAGGAAGAAGCGGGAGATTGTGACAAAGCGCAAGAGCCTGATAAGAGAGAGGCCTGTCTCTGTCAGGACCGTCGCCCAGGTGGTTCCCATAGCACACCATGCTGAGATAGCACCACCACATGAGATTCAAACCAGGGTGCATCAGAAAGAGGTTCATGAGCATTACGAGGAGCCGGAGATCGAGGGTCAAGAGCCCGAGGAGTGGTTCAAGCATCATGTCGAAGAGCTCGACGGAACGCTCACTGCAAGACTCTTTGACAGGAACAACAACCCGATAAGGGACGTGGCTGTGAGGGACCTTGCCAGAGAGCTGAAGGAGTCAAACGGCAGCGTTCATGGTGTGATATTTGATGGAGTGATAACTCAGAGGCTTCTGGATATCGCGGCTGAAAAGGGCTTGGACTATCTTATAGGGGCAAAGATGGGGAGCATAGCGAAGACTCCTGTCGGGATAAAGGTCATAACAAGCGGTCAGTGA
- a CDS encoding 60S ribosomal export protein NMD3, translated as MRSICPRCGGASDDGLCLSCILETTEFMICPDQIEIVICPVCGSILDRGRWRQSDSDLDELIRNALFKEISVHRELEDVELEILLHQRGATRFVADIRLSGMFRGTIVHADCQVRVRVSRRTCDRCSRIAGRYFEGIVQVRRRDRPPDESDLSEAREIAQSLAAAGYKKGDRLAFIQDIKDVRGGIDIIVGSTQLGRHIAKTIAQRFGGRIQESVKLVGCRDGKDVFRTTMLVRLPRLRKGDVIYSKGTVMEVVGFEGRRTAVISLDKGERFFISEEEADAAEIIGDSSRARKSVVVSVDESVVEVLDPESYRTVLAIRPAGMNLESGAEVKVLHTDRGLFLLY; from the coding sequence GTGAGGAGCATATGTCCCAGATGCGGTGGGGCATCTGACGACGGGCTCTGCCTCTCCTGCATCCTGGAGACTACAGAGTTCATGATCTGCCCGGATCAGATCGAGATCGTCATATGCCCGGTCTGCGGTTCGATCCTGGACAGGGGGCGGTGGAGGCAGTCAGATTCAGATCTGGATGAGCTAATAAGAAATGCTCTCTTCAAGGAGATCTCTGTCCACCGCGAGCTCGAGGATGTGGAGCTGGAGATCCTCCTGCATCAGAGGGGAGCGACGAGGTTCGTGGCAGATATCCGTTTGAGCGGAATGTTCAGGGGCACCATAGTGCATGCGGACTGTCAGGTCAGGGTCAGGGTATCAAGGCGCACATGCGACAGATGCAGCAGGATCGCCGGCAGGTACTTCGAGGGCATAGTTCAGGTCAGGAGAAGGGACAGGCCGCCCGATGAGAGCGATCTCTCAGAGGCCAGGGAGATCGCCCAGAGCCTCGCGGCAGCTGGATACAAAAAGGGCGATCGGCTTGCATTCATCCAGGATATAAAGGATGTCAGGGGCGGTATTGACATCATTGTGGGCTCCACGCAGCTTGGAAGACATATCGCAAAAACCATCGCACAGAGGTTCGGTGGCAGGATCCAGGAATCCGTGAAGCTCGTGGGATGCAGGGACGGGAAGGACGTCTTCAGAACTACCATGCTCGTGCGCCTGCCCAGGCTCAGGAAGGGCGATGTGATATACTCGAAGGGCACTGTGATGGAGGTTGTGGGGTTTGAGGGAAGGAGGACTGCTGTCATCTCTCTTGACAAAGGAGAGCGTTTCTTCATATCTGAAGAGGAGGCAGATGCTGCGGAGATCATAGGAGATAGCTCGAGGGCCAGGAAGAGCGTGGTGGTCTCCGTCGATGAGAGTGTGGTTGAGGTCCTGGATCCGGAGAGCTACCGAACTGTGCTCGCGATTCGCCCGGCCGGGATGAACCTAGAATCTGGAGCAGAGGTGAAAGTATTGCATACAGATAGGGGTTTGTTTTTATTATACTGA
- a CDS encoding DUF424 domain-containing protein, translating into MMGDDGAPGDYNEMSMCLRTYTIGGEVLVAVCDSELLGQRFTEKELQLEVSVSFFGQELASAAMLEMALEEATIANFVGERAVAWAIAFEYVDRENVLRIDGVPCAQMVRM; encoded by the coding sequence ATGATGGGAGATGATGGTGCACCAGGCGATTACAATGAGATGTCGATGTGTCTCAGGACGTACACGATCGGCGGGGAGGTCCTGGTGGCAGTGTGCGATAGCGAGCTGCTCGGACAGCGGTTCACGGAGAAAGAGCTCCAGCTCGAGGTGAGCGTGAGCTTTTTCGGCCAGGAACTGGCATCGGCGGCGATGCTCGAGATGGCTCTCGAGGAGGCGACCATAGCGAACTTCGTTGGCGAGAGAGCTGTCGCATGGGCTATAGCATTCGAATACGTCGATCGCGAGAACGTTCTGCGTATCGATGGGGTACCGTGTGCCCAGATGGTGCGAATGTGA